One Oligoflexus sp. DNA window includes the following coding sequences:
- a CDS encoding chemotaxis protein CheB yields MSEVFVYPGQLTACREAARIKTILGSCVSVAFWDPRTRVGGLCHYLLPVPTPGAVPSARYGSFAIPELLEKMVELGAQREHIQAKVFGGGNVVNHLNRLDGNIGDRNIEEAHAQLKKLNIPIIETNTGGNKGRLITMDTSNFTVDHRFSEGPREGDTLSGATLVRPRERIKVLIVDDSATVRTLFTKALSQSAHIEVVGAAIDPFDAREKIIALKPDVITLDIEMPRMNGVAFLEKLMKHHPMPVVMVSSLGADGEAAQKALELGAVEFVQKPSQYDPALLSELGEILIQKIVAASTAQLKTPQVSLKAPAAARPILDSGMPSNALRLITVGGNVGCSDPLAAMIRGLASDTPPVVVSASTISSFIGTFTQRLQPTCRVELQILRLEETPLSMGKVYFATADSHVTIHRTPAGGLVARLEKGGPFFGQKPSSEKLFQSAAEAANGAVCGILLSSFSADGIAGLLKIRETGGVTIVQNPDECSFNATPAAAIEKGAADYILSVTDMPGCIMQLRNRKVLQTG; encoded by the coding sequence ATGAGTGAGGTCTTCGTTTACCCAGGTCAGCTGACAGCATGCCGGGAAGCGGCCCGGATCAAAACGATCCTGGGTTCCTGCGTAAGCGTCGCCTTCTGGGACCCGCGCACCCGCGTCGGCGGCCTTTGCCATTACCTGCTGCCCGTCCCGACCCCAGGCGCGGTGCCTTCCGCTCGCTACGGAAGCTTCGCCATACCCGAGCTTTTGGAAAAAATGGTGGAACTCGGCGCCCAGCGGGAACACATCCAGGCCAAGGTCTTTGGCGGTGGCAATGTCGTCAACCATCTGAATCGCCTGGATGGCAACATTGGGGACCGCAATATCGAAGAGGCTCACGCTCAGCTGAAAAAACTCAACATTCCTATCATCGAAACCAATACCGGCGGCAATAAAGGACGGCTTATCACCATGGATACCAGCAATTTCACAGTCGATCACCGTTTTTCGGAAGGCCCTCGCGAGGGCGACACTCTCTCGGGCGCCACCCTGGTTCGCCCACGGGAACGCATCAAGGTTTTGATCGTGGACGATTCGGCCACCGTGCGCACCCTTTTCACCAAGGCTCTTTCGCAGAGCGCCCACATTGAAGTGGTGGGCGCGGCGATAGATCCCTTCGATGCGCGGGAAAAAATCATCGCGTTGAAACCGGATGTCATCACGCTGGATATTGAAATGCCGCGGATGAATGGTGTGGCATTCCTGGAAAAACTGATGAAGCATCATCCGATGCCCGTCGTCATGGTCTCGTCGCTCGGCGCTGACGGTGAGGCGGCGCAAAAAGCGCTGGAGCTGGGCGCGGTGGAATTCGTGCAGAAGCCTTCGCAGTATGATCCGGCTCTGCTTTCCGAGCTGGGCGAGATCCTGATCCAAAAAATCGTGGCGGCCTCCACGGCCCAATTGAAAACACCGCAGGTCAGCTTGAAAGCACCAGCTGCAGCCCGTCCGATCCTGGACAGCGGCATGCCCTCGAATGCCCTGCGCTTGATCACAGTGGGTGGCAACGTAGGCTGCTCGGATCCCCTTGCGGCCATGATCCGCGGCCTCGCGTCCGATACGCCACCCGTCGTGGTTTCCGCGTCCACGATTTCCAGCTTCATTGGAACCTTCACGCAAAGACTGCAGCCGACCTGCCGGGTGGAACTGCAGATTCTGCGCCTGGAAGAAACGCCGCTTTCGATGGGGAAAGTATACTTCGCCACGGCCGACAGTCATGTCACGATTCATCGCACGCCTGCGGGCGGACTGGTCGCGCGACTGGAAAAAGGCGGGCCTTTCTTCGGTCAGAAACCTTCGTCCGAGAAACTGTTTCAATCAGCCGCCGAAGCTGCAAACGGCGCCGTATGCGGCATACTCCTGAGCAGCTTCAGCGCGGACGGCATCGCGGGCCTTCTGAAGATTCGGGAAACAGGCGGTGTCACGATCGTTCAGAATCCGGACGAGTGTTCATTCAACGCCACGCCGGCCGCCGCGATTGAAAAGGGTGCCGCGGATTACATTCTGAGCGTCACGGACATGCCGGGCTGCATCATGCAGCTGCGCAACCGGAAAGTCCTTCAGACGGGTTGA
- a CDS encoding chemotaxis response regulator protein-glutamate methylesterase: MPRRIRCLIVDDSAVIRSVLQRMLSSDPEIEVVGSAPDPYVAREKLVELKPDVMTLDIEMPRMDGLTFLEKVMAAMPTRTLIISSLAKQQSEMALRALEAGAIDVLAKPAIDVTDALQGMREELVTRVKAVAQAQLHMPCAVPQPKTKVPLQTRALGQTTHQILAIAASTGGTEALKVVLSNLPPDLPGTVIVQHMPPVFTRTFATNLSRICDFEVKEAEEGDRVKPGLVLIAPGNYHMELTRSGAYYYVKLNQNPPEHGVRPAADVLMRSVAKYAGKNAVGVVLTGMGRDGAQGLLEMHRAGSYNIAQDESTSVVYGMPKVAWEAGGIDKVLPLGDIAPHLIREFQKRDVAAS, encoded by the coding sequence ATGCCGCGACGTATTCGATGCCTGATCGTGGACGATTCCGCCGTGATCCGTTCGGTACTGCAGCGCATGCTCAGCAGTGATCCCGAGATCGAAGTCGTAGGCTCGGCGCCTGATCCTTATGTAGCCCGCGAAAAACTCGTGGAGCTGAAGCCTGATGTCATGACGCTGGATATTGAAATGCCGCGCATGGACGGTCTGACGTTTTTGGAAAAGGTCATGGCCGCGATGCCGACCCGCACGCTCATCATTTCGAGTCTCGCCAAGCAGCAATCGGAGATGGCGCTCAGGGCTTTGGAGGCCGGTGCCATTGATGTGCTCGCCAAGCCTGCGATTGATGTGACAGATGCGCTGCAGGGCATGCGGGAAGAACTTGTGACCCGGGTGAAGGCTGTGGCCCAGGCCCAGCTCCATATGCCGTGCGCGGTCCCGCAGCCGAAGACGAAAGTGCCTCTTCAAACCCGCGCCCTCGGACAGACCACGCATCAGATCCTGGCCATCGCCGCCTCGACGGGCGGCACGGAGGCCCTGAAGGTGGTCCTGAGCAACCTGCCACCGGATCTTCCCGGCACTGTGATCGTGCAGCATATGCCGCCGGTTTTCACGAGAACATTTGCCACGAATCTAAGCAGGATCTGCGATTTCGAAGTGAAAGAGGCCGAGGAAGGGGACCGGGTGAAGCCTGGACTCGTGCTGATCGCCCCAGGTAACTATCACATGGAGCTTACGCGCAGCGGTGCCTACTACTATGTGAAGCTGAATCAGAATCCGCCTGAACATGGCGTCAGGCCCGCAGCGGACGTCTTGATGCGTTCGGTCGCGAAATACGCGGGAAAGAATGCGGTGGGGGTTGTGCTCACGGGCATGGGACGCGATGGGGCGCAGGGTCTTTTGGAAATGCATCGCGCGGGATCTTATAACATAGCCCAGGATGAAAGCACATCGGTGGTCTACGGTATGCCCAAGGTTGCATGGGAGGCCGGGGGCATCGACAAGGTTCTGCCCCTTGGCGATATTGCCCCGCATTTGATCCGCGAGTTTCAAAAGCGCGATGTTGCAGCCAGTTGA
- a CDS encoding protein-glutamate O-methyltransferase CheR: MSDSRNLPHGEFFQSLSADEKGYHKLAAWLKAHAGIHMPPTPKNFTLMASRLSKIMGTLGLSSYADVHQRLEKGDVKVQKAFIEALTTNKTEFFREAHHFKVLPRIVQDILQKKSELRLWCAAASRGHEPYTILFTLLEAGFHPLKHGLKFLASDIDQSVLEIASKGVYAADELGDVPIPIRDRYMVKMRESAKGERWKVRDELRQLMTFACFNLVEFPYPFQHKFDIIFCRNVLIYFDRATVVRVKENLAQVLAPDGYLFIGHSETGSGRVASLQAIETAVFKKLEEAS, from the coding sequence ATGAGCGATTCGAGGAATCTTCCCCACGGGGAATTCTTTCAGAGCCTGAGTGCCGACGAAAAAGGCTATCATAAGCTGGCCGCATGGCTGAAAGCGCACGCGGGCATTCATATGCCGCCCACTCCGAAAAATTTCACCCTCATGGCCTCGCGCCTGTCCAAAATCATGGGGACGCTGGGGCTTTCATCCTATGCGGACGTTCACCAGCGGCTGGAGAAGGGTGACGTCAAAGTCCAGAAGGCCTTTATCGAAGCCTTGACCACCAATAAGACCGAGTTTTTCCGGGAAGCCCATCACTTCAAAGTCCTGCCGCGCATCGTCCAGGACATCCTGCAGAAAAAATCCGAGCTGCGCCTTTGGTGTGCCGCGGCCAGTCGCGGGCATGAACCTTACACCATACTCTTCACGCTTTTGGAAGCCGGCTTTCATCCCCTGAAACATGGGCTGAAGTTCCTGGCGAGTGATATAGATCAGAGCGTGCTTGAAATCGCCTCGAAAGGCGTCTACGCGGCCGATGAACTGGGCGATGTGCCCATTCCCATCCGGGATCGCTACATGGTGAAGATGCGCGAGAGCGCCAAGGGCGAACGCTGGAAGGTTCGGGATGAATTGCGCCAGCTCATGACCTTCGCCTGCTTTAATCTGGTGGAATTCCCTTATCCCTTCCAGCATAAATTCGACATCATTTTCTGTCGGAATGTGCTTATATACTTTGATCGCGCGACCGTCGTGCGCGTGAAAGAAAACCTGGCCCAGGTCCTGGCTCCCGATGGTTATCTCTTCATCGGTCATTCCGAAACCGGATCAGGGCGGGTGGCGAGCCTTCAAGCGATCGAAACAGCCGTCTTCAAAAAGCTGGAGGAAGCATCCTGA
- a CDS encoding methyl-accepting chemotaxis protein: MRSASLTSKLLGIGSGSLIIMFLACLYSFLETSASEEDKINRNWYQFVHQMESKLGAQFFERYGDVQAWALNSVIQTKNSQEITKVLNGYTSIYAVYDLIMVVDMNGQVIATNSVDPRNNPLDAQALADVAKQNYANAPWFTNVINERFSEDSKKGFTGVFVEDIMLDPISSAAYRKKQIGMSFSTPVRDANGKMIAVMTSRSSLRWIEDRFVDIYEDLKKDGMSATQFILLNKKGELVVDYDPSVQNAGDDVVRDFDSSLFKSNLITAKHPAALAASRGEEGTLIAASSRTGELQLNAYTSLTDKRFLDDLGWILLMRIKEDVVLGRITASKQRFFLISGVVLALCLVGSGLFALSLSRRLRQISENIEKSGSSVDTVSAQLSAASQDLSSGATQVASSLQETVSSLEELTSMVRNNAENAGEAASLAQNSSRIAKDGESEVHNLIGAISEINQSSKKIEEIITVIDDIAFQTNLLALNAAVEAARAGEQGKGFAVVAEAVRNLAQRSGTAAKEITGLIRDNVEKIDRGTRIADRSGQVLQSILASVRKVADLNNEIAAASKEQSSGLSQISKAMNEIDQATQRNAAASEEVASSSEEMNAQATSLQSMVHDLSNVVTGARSRSAPSAKHGPPAGPRSGDRKPSNVTQLKRPPARPLSKGPAATQSAMKTKSHAESVIPFGDDDGDEPAARISSTAGF; the protein is encoded by the coding sequence ATGCGCTCTGCGAGCCTCACCAGCAAGCTCTTAGGCATCGGCAGTGGGTCTTTGATCATCATGTTCCTGGCCTGCCTTTATTCTTTCCTGGAGACGTCCGCCAGCGAAGAGGACAAGATTAATCGCAACTGGTATCAGTTCGTCCACCAGATGGAATCCAAGCTGGGCGCTCAGTTCTTCGAACGCTACGGCGACGTCCAGGCCTGGGCTTTGAATAGCGTGATCCAAACCAAAAATAGCCAGGAAATCACCAAGGTCCTGAATGGTTATACGAGCATCTATGCCGTCTACGACCTGATCATGGTCGTCGATATGAATGGCCAGGTGATCGCCACCAACAGCGTCGATCCCAGGAATAATCCTCTTGATGCCCAGGCTCTGGCGGACGTCGCGAAGCAGAACTATGCGAATGCCCCCTGGTTCACGAACGTCATCAATGAACGCTTCAGCGAAGACAGCAAAAAAGGCTTCACGGGCGTCTTCGTGGAAGACATCATGCTGGATCCCATCTCGTCGGCCGCCTATCGCAAAAAGCAGATCGGCATGAGCTTTTCTACGCCTGTGCGCGATGCCAATGGAAAAATGATCGCCGTCATGACCAGCCGCAGCAGCCTCCGCTGGATCGAAGATCGCTTCGTCGACATCTATGAAGATTTGAAGAAGGACGGCATGTCCGCGACCCAATTCATCCTGCTGAACAAAAAAGGCGAACTCGTCGTCGACTATGATCCTTCCGTGCAGAATGCGGGTGATGACGTCGTCCGAGATTTCGATAGCTCCCTCTTCAAATCCAATCTGATAACCGCCAAGCATCCCGCGGCCCTGGCGGCTTCAAGGGGTGAAGAAGGAACTTTGATCGCTGCCAGTAGCCGCACGGGCGAGTTGCAGCTCAACGCTTACACATCGCTCACGGACAAGCGATTTTTGGATGATTTAGGCTGGATTCTCCTGATGCGCATCAAAGAAGATGTCGTGCTCGGTCGCATCACGGCTTCCAAACAGCGCTTCTTTTTGATCAGTGGCGTGGTGCTGGCCTTATGCCTTGTGGGTTCGGGCCTCTTTGCTCTCAGCCTGAGCCGTCGCTTGCGTCAGATCAGCGAAAATATCGAAAAGTCTGGCAGTTCGGTCGACACCGTGTCGGCTCAACTTTCGGCTGCGAGTCAGGACCTCTCTTCCGGTGCCACGCAGGTGGCTTCCTCGCTTCAGGAAACCGTATCCTCGCTGGAGGAACTGACCAGCATGGTGCGCAATAATGCTGAAAACGCAGGGGAAGCGGCATCCCTGGCCCAGAACAGCAGCCGCATTGCCAAAGACGGCGAGTCCGAAGTGCATAATCTGATCGGTGCGATAAGCGAGATCAATCAGAGCAGCAAGAAAATTGAAGAGATCATCACGGTCATCGACGATATCGCCTTCCAAACCAACCTTCTGGCCCTCAATGCCGCGGTGGAAGCGGCCCGTGCGGGCGAGCAGGGCAAGGGTTTCGCCGTCGTGGCGGAAGCTGTACGGAATCTCGCCCAGCGCAGCGGGACGGCCGCCAAGGAAATCACCGGGCTGATCCGCGACAACGTCGAGAAAATAGATCGCGGCACCAGGATCGCCGATCGCAGCGGCCAGGTTCTGCAGAGCATTCTGGCTTCCGTTCGCAAGGTGGCCGATCTGAATAACGAGATCGCCGCGGCCAGCAAGGAACAGTCGTCCGGTCTTTCCCAGATTTCCAAGGCCATGAATGAAATAGATCAGGCCACACAGCGCAACGCTGCGGCTTCGGAAGAAGTGGCCTCGTCATCGGAAGAAATGAACGCTCAGGCCACGAGTCTTCAGTCGATGGTTCATGATCTATCGAATGTGGTGACAGGAGCCCGCAGCCGGTCCGCGCCTTCCGCGAAGCACGGGCCGCCAGCCGGGCCTCGATCAGGCGACAGAAAACCTTCGAACGTCACCCAACTCAAAAGACCACCCGCGCGCCCTCTGAGCAAGGGTCCAGCAGCGACTCAAAGCGCTATGAAAACCAAATCCCATGCCGAATCCGTTATACCCTTCGGAGATGACGACGGTGATGAGCCGGCGGCCCGGATCAGCTCAACAGCAGGGTTTTAA
- a CDS encoding chemotaxis protein CheW, whose product MNKDRAPHEGQYLTFTLNQQLFGIPIQVVREINQLPEITPVPQAPEAVAGVINLRDKMIPVVDLRRKFDLPVQAYSRETCVIVVDGKQGQVAAIVDSVASVLPLSQAQIEAPPSLVQQSQSSPILGLARAGQQVIVLLNMAVLVDQDFIDEVTDLDSWKGRVTG is encoded by the coding sequence ATGAATAAAGATCGCGCGCCGCACGAAGGCCAGTATCTTACGTTTACCTTGAACCAGCAGCTCTTTGGCATTCCCATCCAGGTGGTGCGCGAGATCAATCAGCTCCCTGAAATCACCCCGGTGCCCCAGGCTCCGGAAGCCGTGGCGGGCGTGATCAATCTGCGCGACAAGATGATTCCGGTCGTGGATCTCAGGCGTAAATTTGATTTGCCGGTGCAGGCTTATAGCCGGGAAACCTGTGTGATCGTCGTCGATGGCAAGCAGGGGCAGGTGGCTGCGATCGTCGATTCGGTGGCCTCGGTGCTGCCCCTTAGCCAGGCTCAGATCGAAGCCCCGCCGTCCCTTGTGCAGCAGAGTCAGTCTTCGCCCATCCTTGGTTTGGCCCGTGCGGGTCAGCAGGTCATTGTGCTTTTGAATATGGCGGTTCTGGTGGATCAGGACTTCATTGATGAGGTCACAGACCTTGACAGCTGGAAGGGACGCGTCACCGGCTGA
- a CDS encoding TetR/AcrR family transcriptional regulator encodes MSVALRKDREFQRREQEIITAAKNLFMTHGPDRVSVDLIVQQVGIAKGTVYRHFQSKDDIFAVICINYLVDLCEHLRKNNLSKPISSQIRFLGRTYLEYSLGDLEAYRLYRDLRHRIIPEKLDEGIRQRLADQYLELKKQILSVIEPGIAQEILPAADPEHLFVLGFGLLDGTLDTLLQGPFDVRLRNPEAFLRMAQDVLTRAITQI; translated from the coding sequence ATGTCAGTGGCCTTGCGCAAAGATCGGGAGTTTCAAAGACGCGAGCAGGAAATCATTACTGCCGCCAAGAATCTTTTCATGACGCATGGGCCGGACCGCGTGAGCGTGGATCTGATCGTGCAGCAGGTCGGCATTGCCAAGGGCACCGTCTATCGTCACTTCCAGAGCAAGGACGATATCTTCGCCGTGATCTGCATCAACTACCTCGTGGACCTTTGCGAGCATCTTCGCAAGAACAATCTTAGTAAACCCATTTCCAGTCAAATCCGCTTTCTGGGTCGCACCTATTTGGAATATAGTCTAGGTGACCTGGAAGCCTATCGCCTTTATCGTGACCTCCGGCATCGGATCATTCCCGAGAAATTGGACGAGGGCATCCGCCAACGGCTTGCGGATCAATATTTGGAATTGAAAAAGCAGATTCTTTCCGTCATCGAACCGGGTATCGCGCAGGAAATACTGCCGGCCGCGGATCCGGAGCATCTTTTCGTCCTGGGGTTTGGGCTGTTGGACGGCACCCTGGACACGCTTCTGCAAGGACCCTTTGATGTGCGCCTGCGTAACCCGGAAGCCTTCCTACGCATGGCCCAGGATGTCCTGACCCGAGCCATCACGCAAATCTAA
- a CDS encoding dihydroorotase, producing MYHAYPHYVIKNVELWTAEGVEKGRDVEVHEGRVVSIHPSAEYASPVTIIDGSGLVLMPAGVDPQVHLRVPGQEQKETPGTGLLAALRGGVAAVLSMPNTKPVIDSVKVCEMAAFELDEAEKQTGVRAYLSAAITRDLKGQEAVDYQALAEWGVKAFTDDGVGVVKDELMEAVFQASAVTGLPVLQHAEYPGHGGVLAAGPVQEKIGSKPYPAAAEADMVARDLKLLAKYPKARYHVLHVSAHETLELVADAKRRGLPVTCEVSPHHLWFSSHDIDEHNSAFKMNPPLRSPEDREALRQALKSGVVDFVATDHAPHESSVKTENFKTAAFGTTGLETSLRVLLSLWKEGLLEPKDVVRCFSKKPAEFLGISDEFGSIKPGLPLKAALVDPRTEETVSEDDLYSLSKNNCFVGQKLTGHVEAMFLSDRFYRFR from the coding sequence ATGTACCATGCCTACCCCCACTATGTGATCAAAAATGTCGAACTTTGGACAGCAGAAGGCGTCGAAAAAGGCCGCGATGTTGAGGTGCATGAGGGCAGGGTGGTCAGTATCCATCCCAGCGCTGAATATGCCAGCCCCGTCACGATCATCGACGGCAGCGGACTTGTGCTGATGCCCGCCGGCGTCGATCCGCAGGTGCATTTAAGGGTGCCAGGGCAGGAACAAAAAGAAACGCCAGGAACAGGCCTGCTCGCAGCTTTGCGCGGCGGCGTGGCGGCGGTTTTGAGCATGCCGAACACCAAACCCGTGATCGACTCGGTCAAGGTTTGTGAGATGGCCGCCTTCGAACTGGATGAAGCGGAAAAACAAACGGGTGTGCGCGCCTATCTTTCGGCCGCTATCACGAGGGACCTCAAGGGTCAGGAAGCGGTTGACTATCAAGCCCTCGCCGAATGGGGCGTGAAAGCCTTCACCGATGATGGCGTCGGCGTCGTGAAAGATGAATTGATGGAGGCCGTGTTTCAGGCCAGTGCGGTCACAGGGCTGCCTGTTTTGCAGCATGCCGAGTATCCTGGACATGGAGGAGTCCTCGCGGCGGGCCCGGTTCAGGAAAAGATCGGATCCAAACCCTATCCGGCTGCGGCCGAGGCCGATATGGTGGCCCGCGATCTGAAGCTGCTCGCGAAATATCCGAAGGCCCGTTATCACGTCCTGCATGTGTCGGCGCATGAGACCCTGGAACTGGTGGCCGATGCCAAGCGTCGCGGGCTGCCGGTGACCTGCGAGGTGTCGCCGCATCATCTTTGGTTCAGCTCGCACGATATCGACGAGCACAACAGCGCTTTCAAAATGAATCCGCCGCTGCGCAGCCCCGAGGATCGCGAAGCCCTGCGCCAGGCTTTGAAAAGCGGTGTGGTGGACTTCGTGGCGACCGATCATGCGCCGCATGAATCCTCGGTCAAGACAGAAAACTTCAAGACCGCAGCCTTCGGCACGACCGGACTCGAAACGAGTCTGCGCGTTCTGCTCTCGCTTTGGAAAGAGGGCCTTTTGGAGCCAAAAGACGTGGTCCGCTGCTTTTCCAAAAAGCCGGCCGAATTCCTGGGGATCTCTGACGAATTCGGCTCGATCAAACCCGGGCTGCCTTTGAAAGCCGCGCTGGTGGACCCGCGTACCGAAGAAACCGTGAGCGAGGATGACCTTTATAGCCTTTCGAAGAACAATTGCTTTGTGGGACAAAAGCTTACAGGGCATGTCGAAGCCATGTTCCTGAGTGATCGCTTCTACCGCTTCCGCTGA
- a CDS encoding asparaginase domain-containing protein, which produces MAERIRIITTGGTIDKVYFDALSEYQVGEPAIVQILEEANVDLQYELQQICRKDSLDLTDADRDTIFQAITQSPERRILITHGTDTMIKTAQRLSSIKDAVIVFTGSMAPAKLRNSDAFFNVGCAIIAVQTLPPGTYIVMNGRIVDPGKATKNRNKLRFEES; this is translated from the coding sequence ATGGCTGAACGGATCCGCATCATCACCACAGGTGGAACTATCGACAAGGTTTATTTTGACGCTCTTAGCGAGTATCAGGTGGGCGAGCCTGCCATCGTGCAGATTCTGGAGGAAGCCAACGTCGATCTGCAGTATGAACTTCAGCAAATATGCCGGAAGGACAGCCTTGATCTGACCGATGCCGACCGTGACACCATCTTCCAGGCCATCACGCAAAGTCCGGAGCGGCGCATTCTGATCACGCATGGGACGGATACCATGATCAAGACCGCCCAGCGACTCAGCTCCATCAAGGACGCCGTCATCGTCTTCACAGGATCCATGGCCCCGGCGAAGCTTCGGAATTCCGATGCCTTCTTCAACGTCGGCTGCGCGATCATCGCCGTGCAGACGCTGCCGCCGGGCACTTATATCGTGATGAATGGCCGGATAGTGGATCCGGGGAAGGCGACGAAGAATAGAAACAAACTGAGGTTTGAAGAGAGTTAA